A portion of the Cytophagales bacterium genome contains these proteins:
- a CDS encoding DUF255 domain-containing protein, producing MRKSLPIICMICLICSLNAPAQTTQNKASVNWLTIEQAVELNKKAPKPTLIDVYTNWCGWCKRMMQTTYADPQVVGYINRNFYAVKFNAETRDSVEFLGKTYFNTQSGKRATHQLTYKFLPGSRTYPSTLFMYNNFQSSLLVPGYLDAKKIAPFLVFFTESIYKTTSVEDFRKYFDMAFASKAELHSDTALLKWHTFKEAMELNKAHPKKMLINVYSNTCVSCKVMAKTTFDYPVIAEYINKNFYAVNFDAQTKDTISYLGNTLVNSGNKGSNYHQFALWALKNNMTFPSVIVIGENSQLITAIQQYMTPKYIEPILAFFLEDAYKTTSWEEFRKNFVNKF from the coding sequence ATGCGAAAATCACTCCCCATCATCTGTATGATCTGTTTAATCTGCAGCTTGAATGCACCAGCCCAGACGACTCAAAATAAAGCTTCTGTCAACTGGCTTACCATTGAGCAAGCCGTTGAATTAAACAAAAAAGCTCCCAAACCAACGCTTATTGACGTGTATACTAATTGGTGCGGATGGTGTAAACGCATGATGCAAACTACTTATGCTGATCCGCAGGTTGTTGGTTATATTAACAGAAACTTCTATGCTGTAAAGTTCAATGCTGAGACAAGAGACAGTGTTGAATTTTTAGGAAAAACTTATTTTAACACACAATCAGGTAAACGTGCAACGCACCAGTTGACATACAAATTTTTACCCGGCAGCAGAACCTATCCCTCTACACTTTTTATGTACAATAATTTCCAATCTTCACTCTTGGTTCCGGGATATTTGGACGCTAAAAAAATTGCCCCGTTCCTGGTGTTTTTTACTGAAAGCATCTATAAGACTACTTCGGTTGAAGATTTCCGGAAATATTTTGACATGGCCTTTGCCAGTAAAGCCGAATTGCATTCGGATACTGCACTTCTAAAATGGCATACATTTAAAGAAGCAATGGAATTGAATAAGGCCCATCCTAAAAAGATGCTTATCAACGTATATTCAAACACGTGTGTTAGCTGTAAAGTAATGGCCAAAACCACTTTTGACTATCCGGTTATTGCTGAATATATTAATAAAAACTTTTACGCTGTGAACTTTGATGCCCAAACAAAAGATACGATAAGTTATTTAGGTAACACCCTGGTCAATTCCGGGAATAAAGGCAGCAATTACCACCAATTTGCATTATGGGCGTTAAAAAATAATATGACATTTCCATCCGTTATTGTCATCGGTGAAAATTCCCAGCTTATCACCGCTATACAGCAATATATGACGCCTAAATATATAGAGCCGATCTTAGCGTTTTTTTTGGAAGACGCCTACAAAACAACTTCCTGGGAGGAATTTAGAAAAAACTTTGTAAATAAATTTTAA